From one Pempheris klunzingeri isolate RE-2024b chromosome 9, fPemKlu1.hap1, whole genome shotgun sequence genomic stretch:
- the LOC139206824 gene encoding serine-aspartate repeat-containing protein I-like — protein sequence MLVLVLSEYSGFLPQSKDMQNTSVAEEVALPEESQVAPLEEAQVTEEVAAKEEAQVTKEVAPLEEAQVAEEVAPLEEAQVTEEVAPPEEAQVTEEVAPLEEAQVAEEVAPLEEAQVTEEVAPPEETQVTEEEEAQVTEEVAPKKEAQVTEEVARMEVTQVNKEVAPKEEAQVPEEVAPKEEAQVNKEVFPLEVAQVPDEVAPRGEGQVTDDVGPLGEGQVTDEVAPLGEAQVTGQPSLWRRFKKALTPKHCRQYKNKKQKNKEA from the exons aacacttctgtcgcagaggaggttgcccttccggaggagtcccaggtcgctccactggaggaggcccaagttacCGAAGAGGTCGCcgcaaaggaggaggcccaagttaccaaggaggtcgccccactggaggaggcccaagtcgCAGAAGAGGTCGctccacttgaggaggcccaagtcaccgaggaggtcgccccacctgaggaggcccaagtcacagaagaggtcgccccactggaggaggcccaagtcgCAGAAGAGGTCGctccacttgaggaggcccaagtcaccgaggaggtcgccccacctgaggagacccaagtcaccgaagag gaggaggcccaagtcaccgaagaggtcgccccaaagaaggaggcccaagtcaccgaagaggtcgcccgAATGGAGGTgacccaagtcaacaaggaggtcgccccaaaggaggaggcccaagtccccgaagaggtcgccccaaaggaggaggcccaagtcaacaaggaggttttCCCACTTGAAGTGGCTCAGGTCcctgatgaggtcgccccacGGGGGGAGGGCCAGGTCACTGACGACGTCGGCCCActgggggagggccaagtcactgatgaggtcgccccactgggggaggcccaagtcaccggccAGCCATCTTTGTGGAGGCGCTTCAAGAAAGCTCTAACACCGAAACACTGCCGCcagtacaagaacaagaagcagaaaaataaggaggcgtga